Proteins encoded by one window of Pyrinomonadaceae bacterium:
- a CDS encoding VOC family protein — protein MITRMSHATVWVRNQQEALEFYRDKLGFEVDTDAMVGDDFRWLTMRIPSQPGFEIILMEPKPGYILDEESAAQLKALMEKGVLGGGVFETDDIQKTYEELKAKGVEFKGPPTTQSWGTATVMKDNSGNWFSVGQDKEAQAASS, from the coding sequence ATGATTACGAGAATGTCGCATGCAACGGTTTGGGTTAGAAATCAGCAGGAAGCGCTGGAGTTCTATCGCGATAAGCTCGGTTTCGAAGTCGATACCGATGCGATGGTCGGCGATGACTTTCGCTGGCTAACCATGAGAATTCCATCTCAACCCGGCTTTGAGATCATTCTGATGGAGCCGAAACCGGGATACATTTTGGATGAAGAATCAGCGGCGCAATTGAAAGCGCTGATGGAGAAGGGCGTGCTTGGCGGCGGAGTTTTCGAGACCGACGATATCCAAAAAACCTACGAGGAACTTAAAGCCAAGGGCGTTGAGTTCAAGGGACCGCCAACTACTCAGTCATGGGGAACCGCGACGGTCATGAAAGATAACTCGGGAAATTGGTTTAGCGTCGGTCAGGACAAAGAGGCGCAAGCAGCTTCTTCATAA
- a CDS encoding DUF5655 domain-containing protein, which produces MPKTAGQATKTKSIYGVHPGVVMTQKWIAQLKEKTGRTLEEWLKHIKKEGPPTEQARRDWLKNELGLGTNTAWWLAERSVGKGEEVGDPDEYLKAAEKYVEEMFSGKKAHLRPIYNALLKLGLTVGKDVKACPCQTIVPLYRNHVFAQIKPTTQTRIDFGLALGDTKKTPKRLVDTGGFAKKDRITHRFEITSLKDIDDEVKKWLRVAYERDA; this is translated from the coding sequence ATGCCTAAAACCGCAGGCCAAGCGACAAAGACGAAATCGATCTACGGCGTGCATCCGGGCGTTGTTATGACGCAGAAGTGGATTGCGCAACTGAAAGAGAAAACCGGACGCACGCTCGAAGAATGGTTGAAGCACATCAAGAAGGAAGGCCCGCCGACTGAGCAAGCGCGGCGCGACTGGCTGAAGAATGAACTCGGTTTGGGGACCAACACCGCCTGGTGGCTGGCTGAGCGGTCAGTCGGCAAAGGCGAAGAGGTTGGCGATCCGGACGAGTATTTGAAAGCGGCGGAAAAATACGTCGAGGAAATGTTCAGTGGAAAGAAGGCGCACCTCCGGCCGATCTACAACGCCCTCTTGAAGCTGGGATTAACAGTGGGCAAAGACGTGAAGGCGTGCCCCTGCCAAACGATTGTGCCGCTCTATCGCAATCACGTGTTCGCGCAAATCAAACCGACGACACAGACGCGCATCGATTTTGGCCTCGCGCTGGGCGACACGAAGAAAACACCGAAGCGGCTGGTTGACACCGGCGGCTTCGCTAAAAAAGATCGGATCACGCACCGATTTGAAATTACTTCGTTAAAAGATATTGACGATGAAGTGAAAAAGTGGCTGAGGGTTGCGTACGAGAGAGACGCCTGA
- the lon gene encoding endopeptidase La, giving the protein MAEEKDNPKELTGEENKSAAEPENKSGADAENKSIADPAPKSEADPAQKLGAEPFEIPVLPLQNTTLFPETMVPLAAGRPASMAAVESALASEEKLLACISVRPEKTSEEDAKSEDLFEVGTLVMIKRMERVDDTLHMIVQGTDRFRVLEWTQKEPFLRARVQILPDLQTINTDEVEAATRNVKALIQQALAYLPQVPPEVRLVVLGADDPVKLAYFLGSILSLGVDKEQQMLEANSVDDLIHLAHDFLAREVEIIRLRSKIANEAQTEMDKAQKDYVLRQQMKAIQKELGDGEGGEAAEAEQLRERLAKADLPDDVRKEAERELSRMEKLPSMAPDYHVIRTYLDFILELPWRLSSEDKLDLNEAQKILDEDHYDIEDIKERILEFLAVRKLRPEAKSPILCFVGPPGVGKTSLGRSIARAMDRKFERISLGGVRDEAELRGHRRTYVGAMPGRIIQSIRRAGVNNPVMMLDEIDKLGADYRGDPSAALLEILDPEQNNTFTDHYLDLPFDLTKVFFIATANQLGPIPPPLRDRMEVIQLAGYSDREKLEIAKRYLLPRQVRENGVTPEQLEIRDGAINVIATRYTREAGVRQLERNIGRVARKVALKIAKGETEKIVVEADDIKEFLGGPKFYPEEARKELPAGVATGMAWTEMGGEILFIEANLLPGGRGFTITGQLGDVMQESARAAQSYLWSHADQFGIPLEMFKEYGVHLHVPAGAIRKDGPSAGVTITAALASLYTGRRVRPDTAMTGEITLSGLIFPVGGVKEKVLAAHRAGIHRILLPARNESDLEDIPEDVRRELEVVPLSRINEVMDAALEKFVANPPPPLPPPSDSRRSPDPEPLPLMAKDR; this is encoded by the coding sequence ATGGCTGAAGAAAAAGATAACCCGAAGGAATTGACCGGCGAAGAGAACAAGTCTGCGGCTGAACCGGAGAATAAATCTGGCGCTGACGCTGAGAACAAATCTATCGCTGACCCGGCGCCAAAATCTGAGGCTGACCCGGCGCAGAAGCTGGGCGCGGAGCCTTTCGAAATTCCGGTCCTGCCGCTGCAAAACACCACGCTGTTTCCGGAAACGATGGTACCGCTGGCTGCCGGACGTCCCGCTTCCATGGCTGCGGTCGAATCAGCGCTCGCCAGCGAAGAAAAACTGCTCGCTTGCATCAGCGTGCGGCCGGAGAAAACTTCCGAAGAAGATGCCAAATCTGAAGACCTCTTCGAAGTTGGCACGCTTGTAATGATCAAACGCATGGAGCGAGTCGATGACACGCTCCACATGATCGTTCAGGGAACCGATCGCTTTCGCGTGCTTGAGTGGACCCAGAAAGAACCGTTCTTGCGCGCGCGTGTCCAAATCCTCCCCGATCTGCAAACGATAAATACCGACGAAGTCGAAGCGGCCACCCGCAATGTGAAGGCGCTGATCCAACAAGCTCTCGCTTACTTGCCGCAGGTGCCGCCGGAAGTTCGGCTGGTGGTTTTGGGTGCGGACGATCCGGTGAAGCTCGCTTACTTCCTCGGCTCGATCCTCAGTCTCGGCGTTGATAAAGAGCAGCAGATGCTCGAGGCGAACTCGGTCGACGACTTGATTCACCTCGCGCACGATTTTCTCGCCCGCGAGGTCGAAATCATCCGCTTACGTTCGAAGATTGCCAACGAAGCGCAGACGGAAATGGACAAGGCGCAAAAGGACTACGTTCTGCGCCAGCAGATGAAGGCAATTCAGAAAGAGCTGGGTGACGGCGAGGGTGGCGAAGCCGCCGAAGCCGAGCAGTTGCGCGAGCGCCTGGCGAAGGCCGACTTGCCTGACGACGTGCGCAAGGAAGCCGAACGTGAGTTAAGCCGGATGGAGAAGCTCCCGTCGATGGCGCCCGACTATCACGTCATTCGCACCTACCTGGATTTTATTCTCGAGCTGCCGTGGCGCCTTTCGTCGGAAGACAAACTGGATCTGAACGAAGCGCAGAAGATTCTCGACGAAGACCATTACGACATCGAAGACATCAAAGAGCGCATCCTTGAATTTCTGGCGGTGCGCAAACTCCGTCCCGAAGCCAAGAGTCCAATTCTGTGCTTCGTCGGCCCGCCGGGGGTGGGCAAAACAAGTCTCGGGCGCTCAATCGCGCGGGCCATGGATCGGAAGTTTGAGCGCATCAGTCTGGGCGGTGTGCGCGACGAAGCCGAGTTGCGCGGTCACCGGCGCACTTATGTCGGCGCGATGCCGGGACGGATCATTCAATCAATCCGCCGCGCCGGCGTGAACAATCCGGTGATGATGCTGGACGAGATCGACAAGCTCGGCGCCGACTATCGCGGCGATCCGTCCGCGGCCTTGCTCGAGATTCTCGATCCGGAGCAGAACAACACGTTCACGGATCACTATCTTGATCTGCCGTTCGATCTGACCAAGGTTTTCTTTATCGCCACCGCGAACCAGCTTGGGCCGATTCCGCCACCCCTGCGCGACCGCATGGAAGTGATCCAGCTTGCGGGTTACAGCGATCGCGAAAAACTCGAAATTGCGAAACGCTATCTCCTGCCGCGACAGGTTCGCGAGAACGGCGTGACTCCGGAACAGCTTGAAATCAGGGATGGGGCGATCAACGTAATCGCGACGCGCTACACGCGCGAAGCGGGTGTGCGGCAGCTCGAGCGAAACATCGGTCGTGTTGCGCGCAAGGTCGCATTGAAAATTGCCAAAGGCGAGACCGAGAAGATTGTCGTGGAAGCCGACGACATCAAAGAATTTCTGGGCGGGCCCAAGTTCTATCCGGAAGAAGCGCGCAAAGAACTGCCGGCGGGCGTGGCGACCGGCATGGCCTGGACTGAAATGGGTGGCGAGATTCTGTTCATCGAAGCCAACCTTCTGCCCGGCGGCCGAGGCTTCACCATCACCGGGCAGCTCGGCGACGTGATGCAGGAATCCGCGCGCGCTGCTCAGTCTTATCTCTGGTCGCACGCCGACCAGTTCGGAATTCCTCTGGAGATGTTCAAAGAGTACGGCGTGCACCTGCACGTTCCGGCGGGTGCGATTCGCAAAGACGGCCCCTCAGCGGGCGTGACGATCACAGCGGCCCTCGCGTCACTCTACACCGGCCGCCGCGTTCGTCCCGACACGGCGATGACGGGAGAGATTACGTTGTCAGGTTTGATCTTCCCGGTCGGTGGAGTGAAAGAAAAAGTTCTGGCCGCACATCGGGCTGGCATTCACCGGATTCTTCTCCCCGCGCGCAACGAATCGGATCTGGAAGACATTCCCGAAGACGTACGGCGCGAACTGGAAGTTGTGCCGCTGAGTAGAATCAATGAAGTCATGGACGCAGCGCTCGAAAAATTCGTCGCGAATCCACCTCCGCCACTGCCACCGCCCAGCGATAGTCGCCGTTCACCCGACCCCGAACCTTTGCCACTCATGGCGAAAGACCGTTAA
- a CDS encoding DUF4287 domain-containing protein, with protein MATTEKPRMSDEAVEAKTGKNWSRWFKHLDAAGGKKMTHQEIVAHLRDKHDVRPWWTQMVAVTYEQARGLREKHEKPGGFEISVSRTIEAPVAKAYKAWTDEKTRKKWLPANLTIRKATANKTLRITWEDDSSLAAAFYPKGPGKCQVVAQHGKLKDAKAGAKMKKHWSDALDRLKETIE; from the coding sequence ATGGCAACAACTGAAAAACCTCGAATGAGTGACGAAGCCGTCGAAGCAAAAACGGGCAAGAACTGGTCGCGCTGGTTCAAGCATCTCGATGCTGCCGGCGGGAAGAAAATGACGCATCAGGAAATTGTGGCGCATCTGCGTGACAAGCATGACGTGCGCCCGTGGTGGACACAGATGGTCGCCGTCACGTACGAGCAGGCGCGCGGGCTGCGCGAAAAGCATGAGAAGCCGGGCGGGTTTGAAATCAGCGTCAGTCGCACGATTGAAGCGCCGGTCGCCAAGGCTTACAAAGCCTGGACAGATGAGAAGACGCGCAAGAAGTGGCTGCCGGCGAACCTTACGATCCGCAAAGCGACTGCGAACAAAACTCTTCGCATCACCTGGGAGGATGACTCGTCGCTTGCAGCCGCCTTTTATCCAAAAGGTCCCGGCAAGTGTCAGGTCGTAGCGCAGCATGGAAAGTTAAAAGACGCGAAGGCGGGAGCCAAGATGAAGAAGCACTGGAGTGATGCGCTCGACCGCCTGAAGGAAACCATCGAATAG
- a CDS encoding AraC family transcriptional regulator gives MSEAKAKVGSEVHERLCRARAFINERYHEPINLDEISREACLSRYHFLRLFREEFATTPHQYLIDRRIEKAKELLRHRRLTVTDVCFEVGFQSLGSFSTLFRQRVGDAPVNYRQRQREAQSKIPTCFLDMYGLGVKD, from the coding sequence ATGTCTGAGGCTAAAGCCAAAGTTGGCAGCGAAGTCCACGAGCGACTCTGTCGCGCGCGCGCTTTCATCAACGAGCGCTATCATGAGCCGATCAACCTGGATGAGATTTCCCGTGAGGCATGCCTCTCTCGCTATCACTTTCTCCGTCTGTTTCGCGAAGAGTTTGCCACCACCCCACACCAGTATCTGATTGACCGGCGGATCGAAAAGGCGAAGGAGTTACTCAGACACCGCCGGTTGACCGTTACCGACGTCTGCTTCGAAGTAGGCTTTCAGAGCCTCGGCTCGTTCAGCACACTGTTTCGCCAGCGCGTCGGTGACGCCCCGGTGAACTATCGCCAGCGACAGCGCGAGGCCCAAAGCAAAATTCCGACCTGTTTTCTCGACATGTACGGACTGGGCGTGAAGGACTAG
- a CDS encoding aminotransferase class III-fold pyridoxal phosphate-dependent enzyme, producing MTVTSESVATEGLTGEEIVELCRRHTLFEWSAQAAVDPIPMARARGIYFWTPEGKRYIDFNSQLMCVNIGHGDERVVRAIKEQAEVLPYANPFMATDVRGRLAAKLAELAPGDIDTFFFTNGGAEANENAIRIARLFTGRHKIGARYRSYHGGTAGALTLTGDPRRWAAEPGIPGVFRIPDFYHGVNKREETAEEVLARTEETIQLEGANTIAAIIVEPVTGTNGILVPPDGYLQGLRALCDKYGILLIADEVMSGFGRTGEWFAVDHWKVKPDLLSMAKGLTSAYVQLGAVGMRREIADHFAKNVFYGGLTYNSHPLGCAAALATIAVYEDDQLIDKARKMGIVMSGLLDDLKARHPSVGATRSIGLFGIVELVRNQETLEPMAPFNGTAPEMQALGKYFREAGLYTFVRWNTFFTNPPLCITEAELREAFAIIDKGLETTDRAVE from the coding sequence ATGACTGTTACCAGCGAATCCGTTGCAACTGAAGGCCTGACCGGCGAGGAGATCGTCGAACTCTGTCGCCGCCACACACTCTTCGAATGGTCCGCACAAGCCGCCGTTGATCCGATTCCCATGGCCCGGGCCCGTGGGATTTATTTCTGGACGCCGGAAGGCAAGCGCTACATCGACTTCAACAGCCAATTGATGTGCGTGAACATCGGCCACGGCGACGAGCGTGTGGTTCGCGCCATCAAAGAGCAGGCAGAGGTCCTGCCCTACGCGAATCCTTTCATGGCCACAGACGTGCGCGGGCGGCTGGCGGCAAAACTTGCCGAGTTAGCGCCCGGCGACATTGACACCTTTTTCTTTACCAACGGCGGGGCCGAAGCGAACGAGAACGCGATTCGGATCGCGCGTCTGTTCACCGGACGCCACAAAATTGGCGCGCGTTATCGGTCGTATCACGGCGGCACGGCCGGCGCGTTGACGCTGACCGGCGATCCGCGACGCTGGGCAGCCGAGCCGGGCATTCCCGGCGTCTTTCGCATTCCCGATTTCTATCACGGCGTAAACAAGAGAGAAGAGACAGCCGAAGAAGTGCTCGCGCGCACTGAAGAGACAATCCAGCTCGAAGGCGCAAACACGATCGCCGCGATAATCGTCGAACCGGTGACCGGAACTAACGGAATTCTCGTTCCGCCCGATGGTTACCTGCAGGGCCTGCGCGCCTTGTGCGATAAGTACGGCATCCTCCTGATCGCCGACGAAGTAATGTCGGGCTTTGGCCGCACCGGCGAATGGTTCGCAGTCGATCACTGGAAAGTGAAACCCGATCTGCTATCAATGGCAAAAGGCCTGACCAGCGCTTACGTACAGCTCGGTGCGGTGGGTATGCGGCGAGAAATTGCGGACCACTTTGCGAAGAATGTTTTCTACGGTGGACTCACCTACAACAGTCATCCACTTGGCTGCGCGGCGGCTTTGGCAACAATCGCGGTCTATGAAGATGATCAGTTGATCGATAAAGCGCGGAAGATGGGCATCGTGATGAGCGGTCTGCTCGACGATCTCAAAGCCCGTCATCCATCGGTAGGCGCGACGCGCAGCATCGGTCTCTTCGGCATCGTTGAGTTGGTGCGGAACCAGGAAACGCTCGAGCCCATGGCGCCGTTCAACGGCACTGCGCCAGAGATGCAGGCGCTCGGGAAGTATTTCCGGGAAGCAGGTCTCTACACTTTCGTGCGCTGGAACACTTTCTTTACGAATCCGCCGCTCTGCATTACAGAAGCCGAGCTGCGCGAGGCCTTCGCGATTATCGATAAAGGATTGGAGACGACCGATCGCGCGGTTGAGTAG
- a CDS encoding glycosyltransferase translates to MRFSVIIPAYNEEKFLPRLLESIKVAVSNYSGGLKKTVAQIEVIVADNDSTDGTAEVANQHGARVVHVAKRCIASARNGGARAATGEILCFIDADSAIHPNTFNEIERVMGTQRYVGASRARYRKETQWAR, encoded by the coding sequence ATGAGATTTTCCGTAATCATCCCCGCCTACAACGAGGAGAAGTTTTTGCCGCGTCTGCTTGAATCGATCAAGGTCGCGGTGTCGAACTATTCCGGCGGGCTCAAAAAGACCGTCGCTCAGATCGAAGTCATTGTCGCTGATAACGATTCGACCGACGGAACGGCGGAAGTCGCAAACCAACACGGCGCGCGTGTAGTGCATGTGGCGAAGCGTTGCATCGCCTCAGCGAGAAACGGCGGCGCCCGTGCTGCTACGGGAGAGATTCTTTGCTTCATCGACGCGGACTCAGCAATTCATCCAAACACCTTCAACGAGATCGAACGCGTGATGGGGACCCAGCGATACGTTGGGGCGTCACGGGCGCGGTACCGGAAAGAAACTCAGTGGGCCCGCTGA